One Methylomarinovum tepidoasis DNA window includes the following coding sequences:
- a CDS encoding DUF2959 domain-containing protein: MKLPVRAERRRTLSQRLSRFVLERIRQAYYRMAESATGSHKRDFLVARVEDARTGLEETKEQLQTTLERFSALIAYDGGSLASYYRALKREFDRSEQKAEEVRDHIDTIESLAESLFTEWEDELALYTNRSLRSKSRQKLRLTQRHYKRLIGAMRKAESRIDPVLGAFRDQILFLKHNLNAQAIAALQHELNHVSVDIAAMIKVMEQSIQQADRFIRTLEEPKELPKP; the protein is encoded by the coding sequence ATGAAACTCCCCGTCCGTGCAGAGCGCCGCCGCACCCTGTCCCAACGCCTGAGCCGGTTCGTGCTGGAGCGGATCCGCCAGGCCTATTACCGGATGGCGGAATCGGCCACCGGCTCCCACAAGCGCGATTTCCTCGTCGCCCGGGTGGAAGACGCCCGCACCGGCCTGGAGGAAACCAAGGAGCAGCTCCAGACCACCCTGGAACGTTTCAGTGCCCTGATCGCTTACGACGGCGGCAGCCTCGCCAGCTACTACCGCGCCCTCAAGCGGGAATTCGACCGCAGCGAACAGAAGGCCGAGGAAGTCCGGGATCACATCGACACCATCGAATCCCTGGCCGAATCCCTGTTCACCGAATGGGAGGACGAACTGGCGCTTTACACCAACCGCAGTCTGCGCAGCAAGAGCCGTCAGAAGCTGAGGCTGACACAGCGCCACTACAAACGCCTCATCGGCGCCATGCGCAAGGCGGAAAGCCGCATCGATCCGGTCCTGGGCGCCTTCCGCGACCAGATCCTGTTTCTCAAGCACAACCTCAACGCCCAGGCTATCGCCGCCCTGCAGCATGAACTGAACCACGTCAGCGTCGACATTGCGGCGATGATCAAGGTCATGGAACAGTCCATCCAGCAGGCCGACCGCTTCATCCGCACGCTGGAAGAACCCAAAGAATTACCGAAGCCGTAA